In Rhineura floridana isolate rRhiFlo1 chromosome 12, rRhiFlo1.hap2, whole genome shotgun sequence, a single window of DNA contains:
- the C12H11orf52 gene encoding uncharacterized protein C11orf52 homolog → MNLLQISPCLHWGGFSLEALFLFGKVLNKQIPRICLACGYDFSSAGTPKSFPIAAPVGSPEWPGRHAPSGGEAPQDSCGSDSPNIEAAAGKPPRPGSERRPRSASVQQEAPAALPACLPRRREKPDTSVPADTPWDWGCPGLKRQPGNAGALRASERLPSARERRPLASGSAMGNLCGCTGGAGNCPSPFKRKKEKPGTRINKSSTKQHPESNKGLDVGPVYDDVSDFPVYATVSKPKNMKRDDSSVHYADIQIFSKIRERSAEEVKSFPFQNATEYATLNFPRATLKYDSKNGTLV, encoded by the exons atgaatttgctg CAAATCAGCCCCTGTCTCCACTGGGGAGGCTTTAGCCTGGAGGCTCTCTTCCTATTTGGAAaggttttaaataaacaaatcccgcgtatctgccttgcatgtggatACGATTTCTCCTCTGCCGGCACGCCAAAGTCCTTCCCCATCGCAGCCCCTGTGGGGAGCCCCGAATGGCCTGGGCGCCACGCTCCGAGCGGAGGCGAGGCGCCCCAAGACAGCTGTGGGTCTGACTCCCCTAATATTGAAGCTGCCGCCGGAAAACCGCCGCGGCCGGGGAGCGAGAGGCGCCCTCGGAGCGCCTCTGTCCAGCAGGAGGCACCCGCcgccttgcctgcctgcctgcctcgaCGGAGGGAGAAACCTGACACGTCCGTCCCGGCGGACACTCCCTGGGATTGGGGCTGCCCGGGGCTGAAGAGGCAACCAGGAAATGCTGGCGCCCTGCGCGCCAGTGAGCGCCTGCCCTCCGCCCGAGAGAGACGGCCTCTGGCGTCCGGGAGCGCGATGGGCAACCTCTGCGGCTGCACGGGAGGCGCCGG GAACTGCCCTTCAccatttaaaaggaaaaaagaaaagccaG GTACAAGAATCAATAAGTCAAGCACCAAACAGCACCCAGAGAGCAATAAG ggATTGGATGTTGGTCCCGTTTATGATGATGTGTCCGACTTCCCAGTCTATGCCACCGTGAGCAAGCCAAAGAACATGAAGCGTGACGACAGCAGTGTGCATTACGCAGACATCCAGATCTTCAGCAAAATACGTGAGCGCTCGGCTGAAGAGGTGAAGAGCTTCCCGTTCCAGAATGCCACGGAGTATGCCACCCTCAACTTCCCACGGGCCACGCTGAAGTATGACAGTAAGAACGGGACTCTGGTGTAA
- the HSPB2 gene encoding heat shock protein beta-2, with protein sequence MAERTVPHAYPMSTEYEFANPSKVYDQNFGEGVSLGEIMAPTLYHGYYIRPRINKQLDRGISEVTLNDHKFQVFLDVCHFTPDEIAVRTVDNLLEVTAQHPQKADRHGFISREFTRTYILPLDVNPLLVKATVTHDGILSVEAPRTGKEVKAKINEVKITRQEQPAEKGGSSKEKSQT encoded by the exons ATGGCAGAGCGCACCGTCCCTCACGCCTACCCCATGAGTACGGAGTACGAGTTTGCCAACCCCAGCAAGGTTTATGATCAGAACTTTGGCGAAG GTGTTTCCCTGGGAGAAATCATGGCCCCCACATTGTACCATGGGTACTATATTAGACCTCGGATTAATAAGCAGCTGGACCGAGGGATCTCAGAGGTCACCCTCAACGACCACAAATTCCAAGTGTTCCTCGACGTCTGCCATTTCACACCGGACGAGATTGCTGTCCGCACAGTGGACAATCTCCTGGAGGTGACAGCTCAGCACCCACAGAAGGCCGATCGACATGGTTTCATCTCCCGGGAGTTTACCAGGACCTACATCCTCCCTCTGGATGTCAACCCTCTCTTGGTCAAAGCCACCGTGACCCACGATGGCATCCTGAGCGTAGAAGCTCCGCGGACAGGAAAGGAAGTGAAGGCCAAAATCAATGAGGTGAAAATAACACGTCAAGAACAGCCAGCAGAGAAAGGAGGAAGTTCCAAGGAGAAGTCACAAACCTAA